One region of Mugil cephalus isolate CIBA_MC_2020 chromosome 17, CIBA_Mcephalus_1.1, whole genome shotgun sequence genomic DNA includes:
- the nin gene encoding ninein isoform X2 produces the protein METALQRMRRHKVPVGEGADSLQSLETWGRVLSCGMGDGQEQDYEERLKEVFNSFDTGGCGSLCPEELSELCRSLHLDDATPALLHALLQDQDPLTLRVHFEQFKNALILVLSASVEPPQAEQETSTKPGSPEIQPKFVKGSKRYGRRSTPEFIEPISDLAEVASVNPADEEDLEDAYDSAVPRKRERWNAHDTSAEEYEAEGQMHLWNPDEPSTPRGSVGPLSTRLEEKLREACDDLAITWDGCASHAELLMLCEHMGLEINGDILLSLTSDGVMSVQEFVSRVVNHNKPPTPSASTPYRQLKRLHSTQPFDEGGRRIATPSALTSTIGMRLFSTLDDGTGFAPVENILDAWVEEGIDNSTEILQALNFDLDGKLSLSDLTMALENELLVTRNGIHQAALASFKAEIRYLLERVDREIREKEKIRSDLDKAEKLKTQLATEVDEHHSAIEHMNNLNLRKLEQDHKEKLAAVRSELMKEMDQIQQQAGLQREELEAEIEKIREDESFLRDHLSISVKENRRLEMELLDSTDKFMEAQSHISKLQTSLDNIMKDKFGDLDPNSADILLQEERIKQLRNGYEAQCRELQDRIDELQSELQDFHSLGRSHQPGHKPLSEELESKSPGMESDPGIGSEEVQPFSMSLEAEMMLEHLKEQHLQEMEDLRNQLEAKISEFDKMVEKQRATHEDQKASLVLQYQQEVQALREEMAGVQSHARELQIQLEQAELERTCLEEKQAEERADLENLQEEEVGNLRARLLEAHAHVADLEEQLKTLEARRVEADEKLSTEVEELSRQHAAEMEKLKEEHAELLSVRLEEQRKELQEEMAQMERRLMDDWEREKETLEGSHEEKLRAELEEAKLRFEEERDETVKRLTEQWQKERAQLDEQNNETLQVLLEEEMLRLVREQEEKETKLREQWERERAQLEESHGKDLQDRMAEERLQLQEQFGQKERRLREEWERERLQLEEDYEGMIQERLSEEKEKLEGEREEEERRLEKLVAEEKARLEESHREAVKELSGKHAEERDALSATLDQLRDDIARERREIEISFNQRIKEVEDRFSGDQESVAKRFQADVLKLEQHYQNELKDLCDSHAMQKLQWEAEIQKAIESAEEQRKIIEDAMDQERRRLNQEWVKERQELESVHNKEVEALMMENKQLQKELDDMVSKAQTKEIELSRQLNELHNRLQESLKARNELLSQSENKALETELLLNQTVEDFKQEREELVSNYSALEAKFTEMLSVSERQIAERIALLTERDDLKVKIEELEVLLKQSAVDFELERKELQENMSVLEEKLKASDGAEVREETDALKIRIKELEMEVKLLLASAENAEEKEINESNEINSFLEKMSAEEPSQTLVEQDVETLDQDNEDDNQKQDDRRVLQAEMTETSILQPENAAVFGEQCDDQVVDVPDSQHTSPRRAELCCESHESTPCDQHRPQSPENNLNAENKKNEAVSPEMLREPVSSPEALGENKVVSESPDEELEPQDVPAVDRGSSSHEDEPSHENVVPAPSTPEGAGDPDEPSPVDVEVKRLPNDSHDSGQEADINVDSDCERLTTGGTDEKYDCVETAGEDCDREQQGSSLRKLHSLYNTATNENVLLHEKISLLQQKTEILENLLAHNNEKIKSGHQVLEENYGLKVKMLLLMDHVKELETKALEATELQIRYEDCVCENAKLKDQNAELEKRVWSLESRVNVFHDFHDQQVSLVDEISRMREENTKLSELFIELENQEGILSGLHPDDKEQPESPNEEEEDEDEEEEGEEALLDLYLEENAQSVSKFEKQNTELRRAIAELQDKSQTLNETTQAHRSEASRLAEENVFLRQRIAALKEEDLKEAQEGLTKTLEQLKKEKFAAQKAAENFKKQISELRLQSQQLEDENETLSEKNSQNVADMETLQQQLEELIKENEERVAFPAQEKRKLAACVSALKAKLTKALGNAAQLEERNFQLSQQLREKAGKVDALESRLNHLVEERKAVDKETVGLRSQLNKAEERVKTVDDSLQGVSRQNARLKSDLRVVQQERDSLKHEVTVLHKQLQNANDKNHVLEMSMRSGSLQNHSKKLHREETSRLETCKDLQLLRQVNESLQAEVHSIKEDLVQSREKARQLDATVSSLKQNKQHSQSSLVKALEQENAALRQELEAQRELNKGCEAAQRHSELESLQQENEALKAQMARLSTQLLESFQAQLVGLLPPSPHRMPRGQHRGEDPDNVQDERERKMRKMEERMREIELSLHNVKLLLKEKVAQLKDQLNKNGKADVLIKDLYTENSQLIKALEITEQRQIIAEKKNNLLEEKISSLNKIVRELSPSPVPSLMYLK, from the exons GGCCGGGTGCTGTCCTGTGGGATGGGTGACGGCCAAGAGCAGGACTACGAGGAGCGGCTGAAGGAagtttttaacagttttgacACCGGCGGCTGCGGCTCCCTGTGCCCGGAGGAGCTGTCTGAACTCTGCCGGTCCCTCCACCTGGACGATGCCACGCCAGCGCTTCTCCACGCACTGCTGCAGGACCAGGACCCCCTCACCCTCAGG GTTCACTTTGAGCAGTTCAAGAACGCACTTATTCTCGTTTTGTCGGCAAGCGTCGAGCCGCCTCAAGCGGAACAGGAAACTTCAACGAAACCAG GGTCTCCTGAGATCCAACCAAAGTTTGTGAAGGGCAGCAAACGTTACGGCCGCCGCTCCACGCCAGAGTTCATCGAGCCTATTTCGGACTTGGCCGAGGTGGCGAGCGTAAACCCAGCTGATGAGGAGGATTTGGAGGACGCCTATGACTCAGCTGTTCCCAGGAAGCGTGAG CGCTGGAACGCTCACGACACAAGCGCAGAGGAGTATGAAGCCGAAG GTCAAATGCATCTCTGGAACCCAGATGAGCCGAGTACACCCCGGGGATCCGTCGGTCCTCTGTCCACACGTTTAGAGGAGAAACTACGTGAAGCCTGTGATGATCTGGCCATAACGTGGGATGGATGTGCCAGTCACGCTGAACTGCTCATGCTCTGTGAGCATATGGGCCTGGAG ATAAACGGGGATATCCTCCTGAGTCTGACTTCTGATGGAGTGATGAGCGTCCAGGAGTTTGTTTCTAGGGTCGTAAACCACAACAAGCCCCCGACACCGTCCGCCTCCACTCCCTACAGACAACTTAAACGGCTCCACTCCACTCAG CCGTTTGATGAAGGAGGCCGGAGGATCGCTACTCCCTCCGCTTTGACCAGCACCATCGGCATGCGTCTCTTCTCCACACTTGATGACGGCACTGGTTTCGCTCCGGTTGAAAACATCCTGGACGCCTGGGTAGAAGAGGGAATAGATAACAGCACTGAGATCCTGCAG GCTTTGAATTTCGACCTGGATGGAAAGCTGAGTCTTAGTGATCTCACCATGGCACTGGAAAACGAGCTGCTCGTTACCAGGAACGGGATTCACCAGGCGGCTCTGGCGAGTTTCAAAGCCGAGATTCGATATCTCCT TGAACGTGTGGACAGAGAAatcagggagaaagagaaaatccGGTCTGACCTGGACAAAGCAGAGAAGCTGAAAACTCAGCTGGCCACCGAGGTGGATGAGCATCACTCTGCAATCGAGCACATGAATAATCTCAATCTCAG GAAGCTTGAGCAGGaccacaaagagaagctggCAGCGGTGCGATCGGAGCTGATGAAGGAGATGGACCAGATCCAGCAGCAGGCCGGCCTGCAGCGCGAGGAGCTGGAGGCCGAGATCGAGAAGATCAGGGAGGATGAGTCTTTTCTCAGAGACCACCTCTCTATCTCAGTGAAg GAGAACAGGCGTCTTGAAATGGAGTTACTGGACAGCACCGACAAATTTATGGAGGCGCAGAGTCACATTTCCAAACTCCAGACAAGTTTGGACAACATTATGAAAGACAAG TTTGGAGACCTGGACCCCAACAGTGCTGACATCTTACTCCAAGAGGAACGTATTAAACAGCTACGCAACGGCTACGAAGCTCAGTGCAGG gAACTGCAGGATCGTATTGACGAGCTGCAGTCGGAGTTGCAGGACTTCCACAGTCTGGGTCGAAGTCATCAGCCCGGACACAAGCCTCTGTCTGAGGAGCTGGAGAGTAAAAGCCCCGGCATGGAGTCCGACCCAG GTATCGGTTCAGAGGAGGTTCAGCCTTTCAGCATGAGTCTGGAGGCAGAGATGATGCTGGAGCATCTGAAGGAGCAGCACCTTCAAGAAATGGAGGATTTGCGGAACCAGCTGGAAGCAAAG ATCAGTGAATTCGACAAAATGGTGGAAAAGCAGCGTGCGACCCACGAGGACCAGAAAGCTTCCTTGGTCCTCCAGTACCAGCAGGAGGTGCAGGCGCTGAGGGAGGAGATGGCCGGCGTTCAGAGCCACGCGCGGGAGCTCCAGATCCAGCTCGAGCAGGCGGAGCTGGAGCGGACCTgtctggaggagaagcaggCGGAGGAGAGGGCCGACCTCGAgaacctgcaggaggaggaggtgggaaaCCTCAGGGCCCGGCTGCTTGAAGCCCACGCCCACGTCGCCgacctggaggagcagctgaagacgCTCGAAGCCCGGCGGGTGGAGGCCGATGAAAAACTTTCAActgaggtggaggagctgagcaGGCAACACGCCGCTGAGATGGAGAAGCTAAAAGAGGAGCATGCAGAGTTGCTGAGTGTCAGACTGGAAGAGCAGAGAAAGGAACTGCAGGAAGAAATGGCTCAAATGGAGAGGAGATTAATGGATGACtgggaaagagagaaggaaacgTTGGAAGGAAGCCATGAGGAGAAACTGAGGGCTGAACTAGAGGAGGCGAAGTTGAGGTTTGAGGAGGAGCGCGATGAAACTGTGAAGAGGCTGACGGAGCAGTGGCAGAAAGAGAGGGCTCAGCTGGACGAGCAGAATAACGAGACTCTGCAGGTgttgctggaggaggagatgttgaGACTTGTCAGGGagcaagaggagaaggagacgaAGCTGAGGGAGcagtgggagagggagcgagctCAGCTTGAGGAGAGTCACGGGAAGGATCTGCAGGACAGGATGGCTGaggagaggctgcagctgcaggagcAGTTTGGGCAGAAGGAGAGAAGGCTGAGGGaggagtgggagagggagaggctgcagctggaggaggactACGAAGGCATGATCCAGGAGAGGCTGAgcgaggagaaggagaagcttGAGggcgagagagaggaggaggagaggaggctggagAAACTGGTGGCCGAGGAGAAGGCTCGTCTAGAGGAGAGTCACCGAGAGGCCGTGAAGGAGCTGAGCGGCAAACACGCTGAGGAGAGGGATGCTCTCAGTGCCACGTTGGACCAGCTACGAGACGACATCGCTCGGGAGAG GAGGGAAATCGAGATCAGCTTCAACCAGAGAATCAAAGAAGTGGAAGATCGGTTCTCAGGTGATCAGGAATCTGTTGCAAAGCGTTTTCAAGCTGACGTTCTGAAACTAGAGCAGCACTATCAAAATGAGCTGAAGGACCTTTGTGACAGCCACGCCATGCAGAAGCTCCAATGGGAAGCAGAGATCCAGAAAGCTATTGAGAGCGCTGAGGAACAAAGAAAGATAATAGAGGATGCCATGGATCAGGAAAGAAGGAGACTGAATCAAGAGTGGGTGAAAGAACGACAGGAACTAGAAAGTGTTCACAACAAAGAAGTGGAAGCACTTATGATGGAGAACAAGCAGCTGCAGAAGGAGCTTGATGACATGGTCAGTAAGGCTCAGACGAAAGAAATCGAGCTGAGTAGGCAGCTGAACGAGCTCCATAACAGGCTCCAGGAGAGTCTGAAAGCCAGAAACGAACTTCTCTCTCAGTCCGAGAACAAAGCCCTCGAGACGGAGCTCCTGTTGAATCAAACCGTGGAGGATTTTAAACAGGAGCGAGAAGAACTCGTGAGCAACTATTCAGCGCTCGAGGCGAAATTCACGGAGATGCTTTCCGTTTCTGAGAGGCAGATCGCGGAGAGGATCGCGCTGTTAACCGAGCGTGACGATTTGAAGGTGAAGATAGAGGAGTTGGAGGTGCTTCTTAAACAGTCTGCGGTGGACTTTGAGCTCGAGAGGAAggagctgcaggaaaacatgTCCGTTCTAGAGGAGAAGCTAAAAGCGAGTGACGGAGCAGAGGTTCGGGAGGAAACGGATGCACTTAAAATCAGAATTAAAGAGCTGGAGATGGAAGTAAAACTGCTTTTGGCCTCTGCAGAAAATgctgaggaaaaagaaataaatgaatccaatgaaattaattcatttctGGAGAAGATGTCTGCAGAGGAACCATCTCAGACTCTAGTTGAACAAGATGTAGAGACTCTTGATCAGGACAATGAGGACGATAACCAAAAACAAGATGATAGAAGAGTTTTGCAAGCAGAAATGACTGAGACAAGTATTTTACAGCCTGAAAATGCCGCTGTCTTTGGTGAGCAATGTGACGATCAGGTTGTTGATGTTCCTGATTCCCAGCACACAAGCCCCAGGCGAGCTGAACTTTGTTGTGAAAGCCATGAATCGACACCTTGTGACCAACACAGACCTCAATCCCCAGAAAATAACTTGaatgctgaaaacaaaaaaaacgaggcCGTTTCCCCAGAGATGCTGCGTGAGCCCGTCTCATCACCTGAGGCTTTGGGAGAGAATAAAGTAGTTTCTGAGTCGCCTGACGAGGAACTCGAACCTCAAGATGTTCCAGCTGTGGACCGTGGAAGCTCTTCCCACGAAGACGAGCCAAGTCACGAGAATGTGGTCCCTGCTCCCTCAACGCCGGAGGGAGCAGGTGACCCAGATGAACCGTCTCCTGTGGACGTTGAGGTTAAACGTTTACCAAATGACTCTCATGACAGCGGACAGGAAGCTGATATCAATGTGGATTCAGATTGTGAACGTTTAACCACAGGAGGGACGGATGAAAAGTACGATTGTGTGGAAACGGCGGGCGAAGATTGTGACCGTGAACAACAGGGGAGCTCTCTCCGGAAGCTCCATTCTTTATATAACACCGCCACAAATGAGAACGTCCTCCTGCATGAGAAAATCTCCTTGCTTCAGCAGAAGACCGAGATACTGGAGAACCTGTTGGCCCACAACAATGAGAAGATCAAAAGCGGCCACCAGGTTTTAGAGGAGAACTACGGGCTCAAGGtgaagatgctgctgctgatggatcACGTGAAGGAGCTGGAGACGAAGGCCTTGGAAGCGACCGAGCTTCAGATCAGATACGAAGACTGCGTGTGTGAAAACGCCAAACTGAAGGACCAAAACGCGGAGCTTGAGAAGAGGGTTTGGAGCCTGGAAAGTAGGGTGAACGTTTTCCACGACTTCCACGATCAGCAGGTTTCTCTCGTGGATGAGATCAGCAGGATGAGGGAGGAGAACACAAAGCTGTCTGAGCTCTTCATTGAGTTGGAAAATCAGGAAGGGATTCTCTCAGGTTTGCACCCCGATGACAAAGAGCAACCAGAGAGCCctaacgaggaggaggaggatgaggatgaggaggaggagggggaggaggctTTACTGGATCTGTATCTGGAGGAGAACGCTCAGTCGGTGTCCAAGTTCGAGAAGCAGAACACCGAACTTCGGAGAGCCATCGCAGAGCTGCAAGACAAGTCACAGACTTTAAACGAAACGACACAAGCTCATAG gtctgAAGCCAGTCGTCTTGCAGAAGAAAACGTCTTCCTCAGGCAACGAATCGCTGCACTGAAGGAAGAGGACTTGAAAGAGGCCCAGGAAGGGTTAAC AAAAACACTGGAGCAGTTGAAAAAGGAGAAGTTTGCAGCTCAAAAAGCGGCAGAAAATTTTAAGAAACAG ATTTCAGAGCTGCGTTTGCAAAGCCAGCAGCTTGAGGACGAGAACGAGACGCTGTCGGAGAAAAATTCCCAAAACGTTGCCGACATGGagactctgcagcagcagctggaggagctgatcAAGGAGAACGAGGAGAGGGTGGCGTTCCCTGCCCAGGAGAAGCGGAAG CTGGCGGCGTGTGTGTCCGCTCTGAAGGCAAAGTTGACCAAGGCTCTGGGGAACGCTgcacagctggaggagaggaattTCCAGCTGTCACAGCAGCTCAGAGAGAAG gCGGGTAAAGTGGACGCTTTGGAGAGTCGGCTCAACCATCTCGTCGAGGAGAGGAAGGCTGTGGATAAAGAGACTGTCGGTCTGAGGAGCCAGCTAAACAAAGCTGAAGAGAGA GTCAAAACCGTGGATGATTCTCTTCAGGGCGTGAGCCGTCAAAATGCTCGTCTGAAGTCAGACCTCCGTGTCGTGCAGCAGGAGAGGGATTCCCTCAAACATGAAGTTACAGTGctacacaaacagctgcagaatGCCAATGATAAA AACCATGTCCTGGAGATGTCCATGCGCTCCGGCAGTCTGCAGAACCACAGCAAGAAGCTGCACAGAGAGGAGACGTCTCGTCTGGAGACCTGCAAGGACCTGCAGCTGCTGAGGCAAGTCAACGAGAGCCTCCAGGCAGAAGTTCACAGCATCAAAGAAGACCTGGTCCAGTCCAGAGAGAAG gcccGTCAGCTGGACGCGACCGTCTCGTCTCTGAAGcagaacaaacaacacagtCAGTCGTCGCTGGTTAAAGCCCTGGAGCAGGAGAACGCCGCTCTGAGGCAGGAGCTTGAAGCACAAAGGGAGCTGAATAAG GGCTGCGAAGCTGCACAGAGACACTCGGAGCTGGAGAGTCTTCAGCAGGAAAACGAGGCGCTCAAAGCCCAAATGGCTCGACTGTCCACACAGCTCTTAGAG tCCTTTCAGGCTCAGTTAGTCGGacttcttcctccatctcctcacaGGATGCCCAGAGGACAACATCGCGGTGAAGATCCAGACAACGTGCAG GATGAAAGGGAGcggaagatgaggaagatggaggagcgCATGAGGGAAATCGAACTGTCGCTGCACAACGTCAAGCTGCTGCTCAAAGAGAAGGTCGCTCAGCTGAAAGACCAG CTGAACAAGAACGGCAAAGCCGACGTGCTGATCAAAGACCTGTACACGGAAAACTCCCAGCTGATCAAGGCCCTGGAGATCACGGAGCAGCGGCAGATAATcgcagagaagaagaacaatctgctggaggagaagatcTCCAGCCTCAACAAGATTGTGCGCGAGCTGAGTCCGTCGCCCGTCCCGTCGCTGATGTATCTCAAGTGA